The following are encoded together in the Babylonia areolata isolate BAREFJ2019XMU chromosome 18, ASM4173473v1, whole genome shotgun sequence genome:
- the LOC143292375 gene encoding uncharacterized protein LOC143292375, producing MGEQGKCIVTGALVLVVALVIMTIALLATSLKKLDSDEVGIQYDTVQKDLDDEVYTEGLHTGPPGYEFIIFPNVYTTLEYDRLKCLNHDGVPVYVDVSFQFKALMKFMRDIVLDFKDFDGYQSVLRQSGAAVIHEACSKFNTSQFQAERGNFQTTLSTILRERFTAMHADVTDLQVNNIRRPSQYEAAIRSKERAREDIQVAKNERPRLMTEANTTRLQALSEAKIILNKAESDARIQQSRANADALAIITQFEKEADAYESIVSSSGLEFTPEGFISYLGVRVISAAKNPVYIGLDSPAKTRYTKD from the exons ATGGGGGAACAAGGAAAATGCATCGTCACGGGTGCACTTGTGTTGGTGGTGGCCCTGGTGATCATGACCATCGCCCTCCTGGCCACCTCCCTCAAGAAACTGGATTCCGATGAAG TGGGTATCCAGTATGACACGGTGCAGAAGGATCTGGATGATGAGGTGTACACGGAAGGGCTTCACACGGGTCCTCCAGGCTATGAGTTCATCATTTTCCCTAACGTCTACACCACCCTGGAGTATGACCGTCTCAAA tGCTTAAACCATGACGGTGTGCCAGTCTATGTGGATGTCTCCTTTCAGTTCAAGGCCTTGATGAAGTTTATGAGAGACATTGTGCTGGACTTCAAAGACTTTGATGGATATCAGTCTGTACTCAGGCAGTCAG GAGCGGCAGTGATTCACGAGGCCTGCAGCAAGTTCAACACCTCGCAGTTCCAGGCGGAGAGAGGCAACTTCCAGACCACCCTGTCCACCATACTGAGGGAGCGCTTTACCGCCATGCATGCTGATGTCACAGACTTGCAA GTGAACAACATCAGGAGACCTTCACAGTATGAGGCTGCTATCCGCAGCAAAGAACGTGCCCGAGAAGACATCCAG GTTGCCAAGAACGAGCGACCACGACTGATGACTGAAGCCAACACCACCCGGCTACAGGCCTTGTCTGAGGCCAAAATCATTCTCAACAAAGCAGAATCAGATGCCAGAATCCAGCAGAGCAG AGCCAACGCGGACGCGCTGGCCATCATCACGCAGTTTGAGAAGGAGGCCGACGCCTACGAGAGCATCGTCAGCTCCAGTGGTCTGGAGTTCACACCGGAGGGCTTCATCTCCTACCTGGGTGTGCGCGTCATCTCTGCCGCCAAGAACCCCGTATACATTGGCCTGGACAGCCCTGCCAAGACCAGATACACCAAAGACTGA